In the Pyrolobus fumarii 1A genome, one interval contains:
- a CDS encoding radical SAM protein — protein MVKDSMDAGKSVAYKVFEKMKGRLSYVESVEKLLHGEANVKAIVDAFQEDLNVIGALANIITEGVTGRRVGYIINMILNYTNVCTVRCKFCAFHVKPGSQKAFTITPSEAAKIVREHYERFRIRQVLVQGGVNPELRLDYFVALFRAIKDAVKGRVAIHGLSPVEIEWLSKVEGESIKRILEELRSAGLDSIPGGGAEILAERTRRILSPLKGLHDSWLRVMSEAMKLGIPISATMMYGHIESLAERAEHLIRILELQRKYGKIMAFIAWNYEPAAELKKLIPYAATGIEHLRVIAVARLVFRDEIRFIQAGWLTAGREVAQLALWYGANDWGGSLYNEKVLPAAGVELPLLVRESIERMIRSVGREPYERDNFYRPVR, from the coding sequence TTGGTTAAAGACAGCATGGATGCTGGTAAGTCGGTAGCTTACAAGGTATTTGAGAAAATGAAGGGTAGGCTTTCATATGTTGAAAGCGTAGAAAAGCTTCTACATGGAGAAGCTAATGTAAAAGCTATTGTTGATGCATTCCAGGAAGATCTTAACGTTATTGGTGCTTTAGCGAATATAATCACGGAGGGAGTAACCGGGCGCAGAGTGGGCTACATCATAAACATGATACTCAATTACACAAACGTGTGTACAGTTAGATGTAAATTCTGTGCTTTTCACGTAAAACCTGGCTCGCAGAAAGCGTTCACAATTACTCCTAGCGAGGCGGCGAAAATCGTTAGAGAGCATTATGAGCGTTTTAGGATACGTCAAGTGCTGGTTCAAGGTGGTGTTAACCCAGAGTTGCGTCTTGACTACTTTGTAGCTCTCTTCCGCGCTATAAAGGACGCTGTTAAGGGGCGTGTAGCGATTCACGGGTTGAGCCCGGTTGAGATAGAATGGCTTTCAAAGGTAGAGGGTGAGTCCATCAAAAGAATACTTGAGGAGTTGCGTAGTGCCGGGTTAGATAGTATACCGGGTGGGGGTGCTGAGATACTCGCGGAGCGTACTAGGCGTATATTGTCACCGCTTAAGGGTCTACATGATTCATGGTTGCGTGTGATGTCTGAGGCTATGAAGCTAGGGATACCAATTAGTGCCACAATGATGTATGGGCACATAGAATCTCTAGCTGAGCGTGCCGAGCATCTTATCCGTATACTGGAGCTTCAACGCAAATATGGTAAGATAATGGCGTTTATAGCCTGGAATTACGAACCCGCTGCAGAGCTGAAAAAACTAATACCATATGCTGCTACTGGCATTGAACACCTTCGTGTTATTGCTGTTGCTAGGTTGGTATTTCGCGACGAGATAAGGTTCATACAGGCTGGATGGCTAACAGCTGGGCGCGAAGTCGCACAGCTTGCGTTATGGTATGGGGCCAATGATTGGGGTGGTAGCCTGTACAACGAGAAAGTGTTGCCAGCAGCTGGTGTAGAATTGCCACTGTTGGTCCGGGAGAGTATTGAGAGGATGATAAGAAGCGTGGGCCGCGAGCCATACGAGCGGGATAATTTCTACCGGCCCGTGAGGTAG
- a CDS encoding CBS domain-containing protein — protein MKVWEATRKPRVIVLPDAFIMDVRARMRDNEEGIAVIINDPIEEKVVGYLTRREIIQVTSHHTNLRAKDLALDYPVVTQDADIDEAYKLLVEHKVDYMPVVESKNNPKLVGVIGLVDIVRALLAAGYEPIAETVAEVMTTDDLDKYLTTPDEPITKVWSDFVYRGIKGKVVIRSKEEPYPVGMISLKELVESGRWFFHRESERGLKSVAKVRRLMVRGAVVATPETPISYVAKVMVENEFPVIPVVDEQGRVIGVVTIEDVARAYLVGAKPGRVKPAKKAALPKPVAPEEKVTYVSRESVLEQVLVAKPAVEELIGVRAADIMRTEMPAISINDTVEHARREMIRRKTNYLLVVDEKGSIVGVVSKWAMLRALGLKGPIWRRRIHDRMFIDYVMDTDIPRVSPDASIEEVAAEMVRKGAEVAFVVDEKGNIIGFVTKDDIVDAYARTQIGRALVENVMTPGRIGIVHPHHSLYHVVQKMKNFYLDALTVYDGSRVIGVVSANRLPFVALEDATTGMKSRRLVWVRKLVRSAARKGRYVKVLPLLAIDVTVPLNVSVSPKDDVVKAIELMKEYNVDGIPVVDEEGRVLGVICKNDILRELARTARLRKAVAAMAEKEESKETRETTESSQAKAQ, from the coding sequence TTGAAGGTATGGGAGGCTACAAGAAAGCCCAGGGTAATAGTGCTGCCAGACGCGTTCATAATGGATGTTCGCGCTAGGATGCGCGACAATGAGGAGGGTATCGCGGTTATAATTAATGATCCTATCGAAGAGAAAGTGGTTGGATATCTTACTAGGCGCGAGATTATACAAGTAACAAGTCATCACACCAATCTGCGTGCAAAGGACTTAGCACTAGATTATCCGGTTGTTACACAAGATGCCGACATTGACGAGGCGTACAAGCTGCTTGTGGAGCATAAAGTGGATTATATGCCGGTTGTTGAGAGTAAGAACAACCCCAAGCTAGTGGGCGTCATAGGTCTCGTCGACATTGTTAGGGCTTTGTTGGCAGCCGGGTATGAGCCCATAGCTGAAACTGTGGCGGAGGTCATGACTACAGACGATCTAGACAAATACCTCACGACTCCCGACGAGCCTATAACCAAGGTTTGGAGCGATTTCGTGTACCGTGGTATCAAGGGTAAGGTTGTCATAAGGAGTAAGGAGGAGCCGTACCCAGTAGGCATGATATCACTGAAAGAACTTGTTGAGAGTGGCCGCTGGTTCTTCCATCGTGAGAGTGAGCGTGGGCTAAAGAGTGTTGCAAAAGTTAGAAGGCTTATGGTGCGTGGAGCTGTTGTTGCAACCCCCGAGACGCCCATTAGTTACGTTGCGAAGGTTATGGTGGAGAACGAGTTTCCTGTTATTCCAGTGGTTGATGAGCAGGGTCGTGTGATAGGTGTTGTCACGATAGAGGATGTGGCGAGGGCTTACCTCGTAGGTGCGAAGCCCGGTAGAGTTAAGCCTGCAAAGAAGGCTGCGCTGCCTAAACCTGTTGCACCCGAGGAGAAGGTTACATACGTTAGCCGCGAGAGTGTCCTAGAGCAAGTCCTTGTTGCAAAGCCTGCTGTTGAAGAGCTAATTGGTGTACGTGCAGCTGACATCATGCGTACAGAGATGCCGGCAATAAGCATCAACGATACTGTTGAGCATGCTCGCAGGGAAATGATTAGACGTAAGACGAACTACCTTCTAGTCGTCGATGAGAAAGGTAGTATCGTTGGTGTAGTGTCAAAGTGGGCAATGCTGCGTGCTCTTGGATTGAAGGGTCCTATTTGGCGCAGACGCATACATGATAGAATGTTCATCGACTATGTAATGGATACGGACATACCTAGAGTATCTCCCGATGCATCGATTGAGGAAGTTGCGGCAGAGATGGTCAGGAAGGGCGCTGAGGTGGCATTCGTTGTTGACGAGAAAGGCAACATAATAGGTTTCGTAACGAAGGATGACATCGTAGATGCATATGCAAGAACCCAGATAGGTAGAGCACTTGTAGAAAATGTAATGACGCCTGGACGCATAGGTATAGTACACCCGCACCACAGCCTATACCATGTCGTGCAGAAAATGAAGAACTTCTATCTGGACGCACTCACGGTATATGACGGTAGCCGCGTAATTGGCGTAGTCTCTGCCAACCGGCTGCCATTCGTGGCCCTAGAAGATGCTACAACCGGCATGAAGAGTAGGAGGCTTGTATGGGTACGCAAACTTGTAAGAAGCGCGGCTCGCAAAGGAAGGTACGTGAAAGTTCTTCCACTATTAGCCATTGACGTCACAGTACCTCTAAACGTGAGCGTGAGTCCAAAGGATGACGTAGTGAAAGCGATAGAGCTAATGAAAGAGTATAATGTCGATGGTATCCCAGTAGTTGATGAAGAGGGGCGCGTGCTGGGTGTTATCTGCAAGAATGACATCCTAAGGGAGCTCGCACGTACAGCAAGGCTCAGAAAGGCTGTTGCAGCCATGGCCGAAAAGGAAGAGAGCAAGGAGACAAGGGAGACAACAGAATCATCTCAAGCCAAAGCTCAGTAG
- a CDS encoding RNA polymerase, translating into MQFCPKCGGIMMPAGRSDGKIMLKCTRCGHEMVVEAAAVSRDFVIETRVPQEERVITTSRVSSGGRRRARDLEEWEQEREEYREILLEQLQQELEGGEE; encoded by the coding sequence ATGCAATTCTGTCCAAAGTGTGGAGGTATAATGATGCCTGCAGGGCGTAGCGACGGTAAGATAATGCTAAAGTGTACGAGGTGTGGACATGAAATGGTTGTCGAGGCGGCTGCTGTTAGTCGTGATTTTGTGATAGAGACTAGAGTTCCACAAGAAGAAAGAGTGATAACAACATCTAGGGTCAGCAGTGGTGGTAGAAGGCGTGCAAGGGATCTTGAAGAATGGGAGCAAGAACGTGAAGAGTATAGAGAGATACTACTTGAGCAGCTGCAGCAAGAGCTTGAGGGCGGAGAGGAATAA
- a CDS encoding endonuclease V has product MKLSFDVARAYKLQLMIAHHALTHDDFDKIEYIGGVDLAYLPGHREIGIAVIVVFTYPSLRVKEVRVAIGHPPVPYIPGLLAFREAPLAYVAYSRLETKPNIIIVDGHGRAHPRKAGIATHIGVALDTPSIGVAKKRLAGQHCKYHNMDALCIGDETVALILHHRGKSLYVSPGHRISLMTAFSIVKRLLRGRATLPIPTYIADKLSKKAKKLRECYTGYVDECENQLNFEAQRLRV; this is encoded by the coding sequence ATGAAGTTGAGTTTTGATGTGGCACGGGCTTACAAACTTCAATTAATGATAGCCCACCATGCCCTAACTCACGATGATTTCGACAAAATCGAATACATTGGTGGAGTTGACCTAGCTTATCTTCCAGGCCACCGTGAGATAGGTATAGCCGTTATAGTCGTGTTTACATACCCGTCACTCCGTGTGAAAGAAGTTAGGGTGGCTATAGGCCATCCTCCTGTACCATATATTCCGGGTCTTCTTGCATTCCGCGAAGCTCCTCTAGCATACGTGGCGTATTCCAGGCTTGAGACCAAACCCAACATAATAATTGTTGATGGCCACGGAAGAGCCCATCCAAGAAAAGCAGGCATAGCCACACACATAGGAGTCGCGCTTGACACTCCTAGTATAGGTGTAGCTAAGAAAAGGTTAGCAGGACAACACTGCAAGTATCATAATATGGATGCTCTTTGCATAGGCGACGAGACAGTTGCACTGATTCTACACCATAGAGGCAAGTCTCTCTATGTAAGTCCAGGTCACCGCATATCGCTAATGACAGCATTTTCAATAGTAAAGCGATTACTGAGGGGGCGTGCAACGCTACCTATACCAACATACATTGCAGATAAACTATCAAAGAAAGCCAAGAAACTTCGTGAATGCTATACTGGATACGTTGATGAATGTGAAAACCAGTTAAATTTTGAAGCTCAGAGATTGAGAGTATGA
- the psmB gene encoding archaeal proteasome endopeptidase complex subunit beta has translation MSYAEYGIGATTVGIRVKDGVVLASEKRVSYGGFIVSKAGKKVFKVTDRIGIAFAGLYADMQALARILSAEIQYYEVSTGKPARVYAAAKLLSNILYASKLIPFITEVLVGGVDETGSHLYVMDPVGSVIEDDYAALGSGAAIAIGILEANYRKDMSIDEAKELAEKAVRIAIERDAISGDGIDILVIKRVDGRIVAIEESKRIATSGVRQ, from the coding sequence ATGAGTTACGCAGAGTACGGTATTGGCGCCACAACCGTGGGTATACGAGTTAAGGACGGTGTAGTACTGGCTTCGGAGAAGCGCGTCAGCTATGGAGGATTTATAGTGAGTAAGGCTGGCAAGAAAGTGTTTAAAGTAACTGATAGAATAGGCATTGCTTTCGCCGGTCTATACGCTGATATGCAGGCACTCGCACGCATATTATCAGCAGAAATACAATACTACGAAGTGAGCACCGGTAAACCAGCTCGTGTCTATGCTGCCGCAAAGCTGCTATCCAACATTCTATATGCTAGCAAGTTGATCCCATTCATTACTGAAGTTCTGGTAGGCGGTGTTGACGAGACAGGATCCCACCTATACGTCATGGATCCCGTCGGCTCGGTAATCGAAGATGATTACGCTGCCCTGGGCTCAGGCGCAGCTATTGCCATCGGTATACTAGAGGCGAATTACCGCAAAGATATGAGCATTGACGAAGCAAAAGAGCTGGCAGAAAAAGCTGTCAGAATTGCTATTGAGCGTGATGCAATATCGGGAGACGGTATAGACATACTTGTGATAAAGAGAGTTGACGGAAGAATAGTTGCTATTGAGGAGAGTAAGCGGATAGCAACAAGTGGCGTAAGACAATGA
- a CDS encoding TFIIB-type zinc ribbon-containing protein codes for MKKCPLCGAESVILDTATGTVVCTSCGYVLEENVVDVSGGTGYREDVTAVQQSRTRYKPIDVDYSRLIDDEMSRRRRKLERLANVRHATDISILTSVIERIRLDTVDGITRILKLLEEKGGLKKRSSRMKLAVAHALYEYVNGRYPNLRELASLYSVNELNLKRAFRRLIRSGLDREIEKTIKAETWLLS; via the coding sequence ATGAAGAAGTGCCCTCTCTGCGGTGCAGAGAGTGTGATACTTGATACAGCAACGGGCACCGTTGTGTGCACATCGTGTGGTTATGTACTTGAGGAAAACGTGGTTGACGTTAGTGGGGGTACTGGTTATCGAGAGGATGTTACGGCAGTGCAGCAATCCAGGACGCGGTATAAGCCTATAGACGTAGATTACTCACGGCTTATAGATGACGAAATGAGTAGGAGGAGAAGAAAGCTAGAAAGGTTGGCTAACGTGAGACACGCAACCGACATCAGCATACTTACATCTGTAATCGAGCGTATCCGTTTAGACACTGTAGACGGTATTACAAGGATTCTCAAGCTCTTGGAGGAAAAGGGAGGTCTTAAGAAAAGAAGCAGCAGGATGAAGTTAGCTGTTGCGCATGCCCTCTACGAGTATGTTAATGGGCGCTATCCTAACCTCCGGGAATTAGCCAGTCTCTACTCGGTAAACGAACTCAACTTGAAAAGAGCGTTTAGGAGGTTGATAAGATCGGGACTAGACAGGGAGATCGAGAAGACTATCAAAGCAGAAACGTGGCTCTTAAGTTGA
- a CDS encoding NOG1 family protein, with protein sequence MKENVGVQGRNAAKLDVNTVVRLFKETHIPSIEEVVERIGRRYRRLRPRRRGAKGLIEFELKRVELVYNILRSVFEKLAKLPPTKYMNEYHALLIKSIYGDAYDKAIERARYALRLLEQLWNDYRLLIVTAENPREAARLRKEAAGRMISVWRRYKKHVDVLIEVKNEIIKTHVVSENLPVIVVAGIPSAGKSTLIRRVSSAEPEIAAYPFTTKTIIVGKLRCPQLETYIVDTPGILDRPYEELNDIEKKAYVALRALADVIVFLVDVSPERILDVQQQYHILDQIHDTIAEPAGTDIIVVINKVDVKEEAALKEAVSNALARGLTVIEISALTGHGVDMLLQLACDKAFKHFIKRSNLYLEFEE encoded by the coding sequence TTGAAAGAGAATGTAGGTGTGCAAGGCAGGAATGCGGCCAAGCTTGACGTGAATACCGTGGTTCGATTGTTTAAAGAGACGCATATACCGTCAATAGAGGAGGTTGTTGAGCGCATAGGAAGGAGGTATAGGAGGCTACGCCCAAGACGGCGCGGGGCAAAGGGACTAATAGAATTTGAGTTAAAACGTGTAGAGCTCGTATACAATATACTACGAAGTGTATTCGAAAAGCTTGCAAAACTGCCACCAACAAAATACATGAATGAATATCATGCTCTCCTCATAAAGAGCATCTACGGCGATGCATATGATAAAGCAATTGAGAGAGCAAGATACGCTTTAAGGCTCTTAGAACAACTTTGGAATGACTACCGTCTATTGATAGTTACGGCCGAGAATCCTCGTGAAGCTGCAAGGTTACGCAAAGAGGCAGCTGGGAGAATGATATCTGTATGGAGGCGGTATAAAAAGCATGTAGACGTTCTAATCGAGGTGAAAAACGAGATTATAAAGACTCACGTGGTTTCTGAAAATCTTCCAGTCATAGTAGTTGCGGGCATACCCAGTGCAGGCAAATCAACTCTAATACGACGCGTATCAAGCGCTGAACCCGAAATAGCAGCATATCCGTTCACAACAAAGACAATAATTGTTGGTAAGCTGCGTTGTCCGCAACTAGAGACATACATTGTCGACACACCAGGTATACTTGACAGGCCTTATGAGGAACTCAATGATATAGAGAAGAAGGCATATGTTGCACTACGCGCATTGGCAGATGTAATCGTTTTCTTAGTGGATGTATCTCCAGAACGCATACTTGACGTTCAACAACAATACCATATATTGGATCAAATTCATGATACGATAGCAGAGCCGGCAGGCACCGATATAATAGTTGTAATCAATAAGGTTGATGTAAAAGAGGAGGCTGCATTAAAAGAAGCAGTAAGCAATGCATTAGCGCGTGGCTTGACTGTAATTGAAATATCAGCTTTAACTGGGCATGGTGTAGACATGTTACTACAACTTGCTTGTGATAAGGCGTTTAAACATTTTATCAAGAGGTCAAACCTATACCTCGAATTCGAAGAGTGA
- the rtcA gene encoding RNA 3'-terminal phosphate cyclase, producing the protein MREVVIDGSMGEGGGQILRTSVALAAVLGIKLRVYNIRAKRKNPGLQRQHMTAIRAVAALTNARVEGLKLGSTSIVFEPRELRGGKYRFDIGTAGSVTLVLQALLPVAAFVPEPLEVEIRGGTDVPWSPPVDYVRFVLRPLLEKFGYHFDIIVKRRGHYPKGGGIVIFRVDNPPRRLHSIELEERGEVLAFKGLSHCVRLPKHVAERQARSAASVIRARYPDVPLKIDLEYYTPGKDPHLGPGSGIVVYAETENSVLGGDSLGAKGKPAERVGEEAARKLIEDLETGKALDRHASDMLIPFAALAEGESVLGGAKLTLHAYTNLLVVEKLTGIKYELKGELDKPFTLRIRGIGLTS; encoded by the coding sequence TTGCGCGAGGTAGTAATAGATGGTAGCATGGGTGAAGGTGGAGGCCAAATCCTCCGAACTAGTGTAGCACTGGCGGCTGTACTGGGTATCAAACTTCGCGTGTATAACATACGTGCTAAGAGAAAGAACCCTGGACTCCAAAGGCAACACATGACGGCCATCCGTGCTGTAGCGGCTCTCACTAACGCTAGAGTTGAAGGGCTTAAACTAGGTTCGACTAGCATCGTGTTTGAGCCTAGAGAGTTACGTGGCGGCAAGTATCGTTTTGATATTGGCACTGCAGGGAGCGTAACGCTCGTTTTGCAAGCGTTGCTACCGGTAGCAGCATTTGTACCCGAACCGCTAGAAGTCGAAATTAGAGGCGGAACAGACGTACCTTGGAGCCCTCCCGTGGATTATGTTAGGTTTGTACTTCGCCCTCTTTTAGAGAAGTTCGGATATCATTTCGATATCATAGTGAAGCGTCGTGGTCACTATCCGAAGGGTGGCGGTATCGTGATATTCAGGGTCGATAATCCACCCAGGCGCCTACATAGCATAGAGTTAGAGGAGCGTGGTGAGGTGCTTGCTTTCAAAGGATTATCGCACTGTGTGCGGCTACCCAAACACGTTGCTGAGCGTCAAGCTAGGTCTGCTGCAAGTGTTATTCGTGCAAGGTATCCCGACGTACCACTGAAAATTGACCTCGAGTACTACACTCCGGGTAAAGACCCTCACCTAGGCCCTGGTAGCGGAATTGTAGTTTATGCTGAAACGGAAAATAGCGTACTTGGTGGCGACTCCCTTGGCGCCAAAGGTAAACCTGCTGAACGTGTTGGTGAAGAAGCAGCGAGAAAGTTAATTGAAGATCTCGAGACCGGCAAAGCGCTCGATAGGCACGCGTCGGATATGCTGATTCCCTTTGCCGCCTTAGCTGAAGGTGAGAGTGTACTTGGCGGCGCGAAGCTCACGCTACATGCCTACACAAACCTGCTAGTAGTGGAGAAGCTGACTGGCATAAAGTATGAACTTAAAGGTGAGCTTGACAAGCCCTTCACTCTTCGAATTCGAGGTATAGGTTTGACCTCTTGA
- a CDS encoding nicotinamide-nucleotide adenylyltransferase, which produces MHEKTKGVKRALLPGRFQPPHWGHFRLIKWVLERFDEVIIVIGSAQKSHSFSNPFTAGERIEMLRLGLKDVGIDLSRVFMIPVTDIETNFVWPRWVEMFVPRFDCVVSGNPLVARLFFEYGYCVITPPMFDRERYSATVVRRLMLKGDAEWRSLVPPSVAEYIESIGGVERLRRVTEV; this is translated from the coding sequence TTGCATGAAAAGACCAAGGGTGTAAAACGCGCATTGCTCCCCGGGAGGTTTCAGCCTCCACATTGGGGTCACTTTAGGCTTATAAAGTGGGTCCTAGAGCGCTTTGACGAAGTCATTATAGTTATTGGCTCGGCTCAGAAGAGCCATAGTTTCTCGAATCCGTTCACGGCGGGCGAGCGCATAGAGATGCTCAGATTAGGCTTGAAGGACGTTGGTATTGATCTTAGCCGCGTTTTCATGATCCCTGTTACCGATATAGAGACCAACTTCGTGTGGCCTAGGTGGGTTGAAATGTTTGTTCCGAGATTTGATTGTGTAGTGTCAGGTAACCCGTTAGTTGCCAGGCTGTTCTTCGAGTATGGCTACTGTGTGATAACGCCTCCCATGTTTGATCGCGAGCGCTACTCTGCAACTGTTGTGAGAAGGCTGATGCTTAAAGGTGATGCGGAGTGGCGTTCGTTAGTTCCTCCTTCTGTGGCAGAGTATATCGAGTCCATTGGTGGCGTGGAAAGGTTGCGTAGGGTAACGGAGGTGTGA
- a CDS encoding SAM hydrolase/SAM-dependent halogenase family protein, with translation MIAFLSDFGPGSPYVGQVHAVIELLSGGKVKVVDLAHDIPSFSIHAGAYILYSSLRLFKRGTVFLVVVDPGVGSNREPIAVQTRNYFFVGPNNGVLWPVIERDGFVKAVILDNDRFWLKPTSYTFHGRDIFAPAATMLALGVDIESLGSPLSIDRLVQLDIRRVREVDDGYCLDVIHIDKFGNVALSATREDTILENVCVDGHTIICIRNDCIRAKCVKTFSEAKPGELTVYYNSFDFVELAVYMGSAAEKLSITGGDEICMKRPRV, from the coding sequence ATGATCGCATTCCTTTCAGACTTTGGCCCAGGAAGCCCTTATGTAGGGCAAGTACATGCGGTTATAGAGCTTCTTAGCGGTGGCAAGGTTAAAGTGGTAGATCTTGCCCATGACATACCGAGTTTTAGCATCCATGCTGGTGCTTACATACTGTACTCTAGTCTGAGGCTGTTTAAACGTGGCACTGTGTTCCTTGTCGTGGTTGACCCCGGTGTTGGTAGTAACCGCGAACCAATAGCTGTGCAGACACGTAACTATTTCTTCGTAGGGCCAAATAATGGAGTGCTATGGCCGGTCATAGAGCGCGATGGATTTGTAAAAGCGGTTATACTTGATAACGATAGGTTCTGGCTGAAGCCAACCTCATACACCTTCCACGGGCGCGATATCTTTGCACCTGCAGCTACGATGCTAGCATTAGGCGTTGATATCGAGTCTCTCGGCTCACCACTTAGCATCGATAGACTTGTACAACTCGATATCAGACGCGTCAGGGAGGTTGATGACGGCTACTGTCTGGATGTCATACACATTGACAAGTTCGGTAACGTCGCTCTATCCGCCACTAGAGAAGACACAATTCTCGAAAATGTATGTGTCGATGGCCACACGATTATATGCATAAGGAATGACTGCATACGTGCCAAGTGTGTCAAAACGTTTAGCGAGGCAAAGCCGGGTGAACTTACGGTATACTACAATAGTTTCGACTTTGTCGAGCTTGCCGTGTATATGGGCTCTGCAGCCGAGAAGCTGAGCATCACGGGAGGTGACGAGATTTGCATGAAAAGACCAAGGGTGTAA
- a CDS encoding RsmB/NOP family class I SAM-dependent RNA methyltransferase — protein MPVKLPPDILRCLDHRAETLFAYSVEERHRKIADRYDVLPYMVARYEEIFDTVEEAIEFLAMKPKDILRAIRVNTLRTSKDVVREVLENKGFVLEDYWIPYTLIVIEEPLSVGATHEYMQGLYYNQGAGSQVPVYITDPKPLQHVIDLAAAPGGKATQIAQHQRDTTPIIALDISPRRLASLKNNANRLGVKSIVALLMDAREAPRKLKQKFDYILLDAPCTGEGLLPLDPRRRKTRTPIDLADRACLQKQMLEAALKLAKEGALIVYTTCSIAPEENEYVISIILDKYGDKVDLVDPPIKPPIYNRGIEEYNGVSFNSKVRRCIRLHPTRTRTEGFVICVLRTRKT, from the coding sequence ATGCCCGTCAAACTACCGCCCGATATACTGCGTTGCTTAGACCATAGGGCTGAAACGCTCTTCGCCTATAGTGTGGAGGAGAGGCACAGGAAAATTGCTGATAGATACGATGTCCTACCCTACATGGTTGCTAGGTACGAGGAGATATTCGATACTGTAGAGGAGGCTATAGAGTTTCTTGCCATGAAGCCCAAGGACATACTAAGAGCTATACGCGTCAACACACTCAGAACTAGCAAAGACGTGGTACGCGAAGTACTGGAGAACAAGGGGTTCGTTCTAGAGGACTACTGGATACCCTATACGTTGATAGTAATTGAGGAGCCTTTATCGGTGGGTGCGACACATGAATACATGCAAGGACTCTATTATAACCAAGGCGCTGGGTCTCAGGTACCAGTCTACATAACGGATCCTAAACCTCTACAACATGTGATCGATCTCGCGGCTGCTCCTGGAGGCAAAGCGACACAGATAGCTCAGCACCAACGCGATACGACGCCTATAATAGCATTGGATATCTCGCCAAGAAGATTAGCATCCCTAAAAAACAACGCTAATCGGCTTGGAGTGAAGAGTATCGTAGCGCTCCTCATGGATGCGCGTGAAGCGCCTAGAAAATTAAAGCAAAAATTCGACTATATCCTGCTAGATGCGCCGTGCACGGGAGAGGGTCTACTCCCTCTAGATCCACGTAGACGCAAAACAAGGACACCCATAGATCTTGCAGACAGGGCTTGTCTGCAGAAACAAATGCTAGAAGCTGCACTAAAGCTAGCTAAAGAGGGTGCACTAATAGTCTACACAACGTGCAGCATAGCGCCGGAGGAGAACGAGTACGTGATATCAATAATACTAGATAAATATGGGGACAAAGTCGATCTTGTGGATCCTCCGATAAAGCCCCCTATATACAATCGCGGTATTGAAGAGTATAATGGCGTCAGTTTTAACAGCAAAGTTAGACGTTGTATTAGGCTTCATCCTACGCGCACGAGGACAGAGGGCTTTGTGATATGTGTGCTAAGAACGAGAAAAACATGA
- a CDS encoding PUA domain-containing protein: MKCKYHVDDKTTTRLLENVLACYLDQPYHRLLREYVVVNVVLEDGRIEILLTPRYSANLLSLLPCEHVYTMGLHVASIHRRDLRLHLSLGQLIEHVITRSYIIVREKPLRKLLYGRQVFVSEDEYIEYVPPPREECKRVAVLDENRRFAAWGVIRQASGGKLLIKPLVDVGWYLRSGV; encoded by the coding sequence ATGAAATGTAAGTACCATGTGGATGATAAGACCACTACTCGGCTACTAGAGAACGTGCTAGCGTGCTACCTGGACCAACCTTACCACAGATTATTACGCGAGTACGTGGTTGTAAACGTAGTTTTAGAAGATGGGCGCATTGAGATATTATTGACCCCGCGATACTCTGCAAACCTGCTTTCTCTGCTACCCTGTGAACACGTGTATACAATGGGGTTACATGTAGCTAGCATACACCGACGTGACCTGCGTCTACATTTATCGTTAGGCCAGCTCATCGAGCACGTGATAACCCGCTCTTACATAATAGTTAGAGAGAAGCCTCTACGCAAGCTATTGTACGGTCGGCAAGTCTTTGTAAGTGAGGACGAGTACATCGAATACGTACCACCTCCACGAGAGGAGTGTAAACGAGTAGCAGTGTTAGACGAGAACAGAAGATTTGCGGCATGGGGGGTTATACGTCAGGCTAGTGGAGGCAAGCTTCTTATCAAACCCTTGGTTGACGTGGGCTGGTACCTGAGGAGCGGGGTGTAG